The Electrophorus electricus isolate fEleEle1 chromosome 19, fEleEle1.pri, whole genome shotgun sequence genome has a segment encoding these proteins:
- the gal3st4 gene encoding galactose-3-O-sulfotransferase 4 isoform X1 codes for MDFKRSARRMRWLGCYRLGPKCKVVLFFVGLAIAGQLLGVLFNKSWVQTEHSRTLFSLSSENGQGPPLGSCRPHTHVMFLKTHKTASSTVLNILYRFGEEQGLRFALPVGYQFGYPQRFEAQRVKGYRGPRVAEFDIIGNHMRFFKPEVEKVMPIDTFHFSILRDPVALAESSYAYYKNVAPAFRRAKGLGDFADNPHKYYDLRLRNNHYARNLLWFDFGLDPNANFSLALARRGEATVRRNFRLILISEYFDQSMVLLRHALCWPLDAVVSFSLNAREQAPKRRSTWGGKVAQPAPLALTDEQRQKLREWNALDWHLYQAFNRTFWIEVERFGQARMQAEVDLLRVRREVLAGVCLRDGGRPVEANRIRDKDIRPFQSGMVKILGYELQPRLDNVTRQVCLSMIRPEIQYKDLLDRRQFPHAQQPLDAAIAAGGFAVKRESSFLLTGEHIDSLGKDWNRAVVARNQSIHQVDNNGKLR; via the exons ATGGATTTTAAAAGATCGGCGAG GAGGATGCGGTGGCTGGGGTGCTATCGGCTGGGACCAAAGTGCAAAGTAGTACTGTTTTTTGTCGGACTTGCCATCGCTGGACAGCTCCTGGGGGTGCTCTTCAATAAAAG CTGGGTGCAGACAGAGCACTCCCgcacactcttctctctgtcttcagagAATGGCCAAGGGCCTCCTCTGGGCTCCTGCCGGCCCCACACCCATGTTATGTTCCTGAAGACCCATAAGACAGCCAGCAGCACTGTTCTCAACATACTCTACCGCTTTGGGGAGGAGCAGGGCCTACGGTTTGCCCTCCCGGTGGGCTACCAGTTTGGCTACCCACAGCGCTTTGAAGCACAGAGGGTGAAAGGGTATCGGGGCCCACGTGTGGCAGAGTTTGACATCATTGGAAATCACATGCGCTTCTTCAAACCAGAG GTTGAGAAAGTCATGCCCATTGATACTTTCCATTTCTCAATTTTACGTGATCCTGTGGCTTTAGCCGAGTCCTCCTATGCATATTACAAAAACGTGGCCCCTGCCTTCCGACGAGCAAAGGGACTAGGTGACTTTGCAGACAACCCTCATAAATACTATGATCTGCGGCTGCGCAACAACCACTATGCTCGCAATCTACTATGGTTTGATTTTGGTCTGGACCCCAATGCCAACTTCTCCTTAGCCCTTGCCAGGCGGGGTGAAGCAACAGTGCGACGGAACTTCAGACTGATCCTCATATCGGAGTACTTTGACCAGTCCATGGTGCTGCTCCGCcatgccctctgctggccactGGATGCAGTTGTCTCATTCAGCCTGAACGCCAGGGAGCAGGCGCCCAAGAGACGGTCCACCTGGGGGGGGAAGGTTGCTCAGCCAGCCCCGCTGGCCCTGACAGATGAGCAGAGGCAGAAGCTGCGGGAGTGGAATGCGTTGGACTGGCACCTCTACCAAGCCTTCAACCGCACATTTTGGATTGAGGTGGAGCGTTTTGGACAGGCACGCATGCAAGCCGAAGTGGACTTGCTTCGGGTCAGGAGGGAGGTTCTTGCTGGTGTGTGCCTGCGTGACGGTGGACGACCCGTAGAGGCTAATCGCATCCGTGACAAGGACATCCGTCCCTTCCAGAGTGGTATGGTCAAAATCCTGGGCTATGAGCTTCAGCCGAGACTGGACAATGTCACGAGGCAAGTCTGCCTGAGCATGATTAGGCCTGAGATCCAGTACAAGGACCTGCTAGATCGCCGGCAATTTCCACATGCCCAGCAGCCTCTGGATGCTGCCATTGCTGCAGGCGGTTTTGCTGTCAAGAGGGAGTCTTCATTCCTTTTGACTGGGGAGCACATAGATTCTCTAGGGAAGGACTGGAACAGGGCTGTAGTAGCCCGTAATCAGTCCATACATCAAGTAGACAACAATGGAAAGCTGAGATAG
- the gal3st4 gene encoding galactose-3-O-sulfotransferase 4 isoform X2 codes for MRWLGCYRLGPKCKVVLFFVGLAIAGQLLGVLFNKSWVQTEHSRTLFSLSSENGQGPPLGSCRPHTHVMFLKTHKTASSTVLNILYRFGEEQGLRFALPVGYQFGYPQRFEAQRVKGYRGPRVAEFDIIGNHMRFFKPEVEKVMPIDTFHFSILRDPVALAESSYAYYKNVAPAFRRAKGLGDFADNPHKYYDLRLRNNHYARNLLWFDFGLDPNANFSLALARRGEATVRRNFRLILISEYFDQSMVLLRHALCWPLDAVVSFSLNAREQAPKRRSTWGGKVAQPAPLALTDEQRQKLREWNALDWHLYQAFNRTFWIEVERFGQARMQAEVDLLRVRREVLAGVCLRDGGRPVEANRIRDKDIRPFQSGMVKILGYELQPRLDNVTRQVCLSMIRPEIQYKDLLDRRQFPHAQQPLDAAIAAGGFAVKRESSFLLTGEHIDSLGKDWNRAVVARNQSIHQVDNNGKLR; via the exons ATGCGGTGGCTGGGGTGCTATCGGCTGGGACCAAAGTGCAAAGTAGTACTGTTTTTTGTCGGACTTGCCATCGCTGGACAGCTCCTGGGGGTGCTCTTCAATAAAAG CTGGGTGCAGACAGAGCACTCCCgcacactcttctctctgtcttcagagAATGGCCAAGGGCCTCCTCTGGGCTCCTGCCGGCCCCACACCCATGTTATGTTCCTGAAGACCCATAAGACAGCCAGCAGCACTGTTCTCAACATACTCTACCGCTTTGGGGAGGAGCAGGGCCTACGGTTTGCCCTCCCGGTGGGCTACCAGTTTGGCTACCCACAGCGCTTTGAAGCACAGAGGGTGAAAGGGTATCGGGGCCCACGTGTGGCAGAGTTTGACATCATTGGAAATCACATGCGCTTCTTCAAACCAGAG GTTGAGAAAGTCATGCCCATTGATACTTTCCATTTCTCAATTTTACGTGATCCTGTGGCTTTAGCCGAGTCCTCCTATGCATATTACAAAAACGTGGCCCCTGCCTTCCGACGAGCAAAGGGACTAGGTGACTTTGCAGACAACCCTCATAAATACTATGATCTGCGGCTGCGCAACAACCACTATGCTCGCAATCTACTATGGTTTGATTTTGGTCTGGACCCCAATGCCAACTTCTCCTTAGCCCTTGCCAGGCGGGGTGAAGCAACAGTGCGACGGAACTTCAGACTGATCCTCATATCGGAGTACTTTGACCAGTCCATGGTGCTGCTCCGCcatgccctctgctggccactGGATGCAGTTGTCTCATTCAGCCTGAACGCCAGGGAGCAGGCGCCCAAGAGACGGTCCACCTGGGGGGGGAAGGTTGCTCAGCCAGCCCCGCTGGCCCTGACAGATGAGCAGAGGCAGAAGCTGCGGGAGTGGAATGCGTTGGACTGGCACCTCTACCAAGCCTTCAACCGCACATTTTGGATTGAGGTGGAGCGTTTTGGACAGGCACGCATGCAAGCCGAAGTGGACTTGCTTCGGGTCAGGAGGGAGGTTCTTGCTGGTGTGTGCCTGCGTGACGGTGGACGACCCGTAGAGGCTAATCGCATCCGTGACAAGGACATCCGTCCCTTCCAGAGTGGTATGGTCAAAATCCTGGGCTATGAGCTTCAGCCGAGACTGGACAATGTCACGAGGCAAGTCTGCCTGAGCATGATTAGGCCTGAGATCCAGTACAAGGACCTGCTAGATCGCCGGCAATTTCCACATGCCCAGCAGCCTCTGGATGCTGCCATTGCTGCAGGCGGTTTTGCTGTCAAGAGGGAGTCTTCATTCCTTTTGACTGGGGAGCACATAGATTCTCTAGGGAAGGACTGGAACAGGGCTGTAGTAGCCCGTAATCAGTCCATACATCAAGTAGACAACAATGGAAAGCTGAGATAG